Below is a window of Rhodamnia argentea isolate NSW1041297 chromosome 11, ASM2092103v1, whole genome shotgun sequence DNA.
GTATGGATCGCGCTTCGACAAATGGGGCACACCTGAAGATCTTGCCCACACTCACAGCATGTCTGTCataagaaaaatttcatgttGACAGTCAGCATAACCATGTGtcaccacagagagagagagagatgcaaaaataaaaataaaataataccTGATGCCCACAGCCAAAAGCCATGTCTTTCACATTTGTAAAGCAAATAGGGCAAAGCTGCACGACGTGGCATAAAATGAGTCAGCTAACTTTAGAACCAGTCAATCAAGTAAGAAGATCGATTCGAGCGCACTATATCTCCCTTGACAAGGAACTCCAAATTGAACACCAGTTAGAGCATGCAATACAATCGCTAGTTAACTTAATGAAGATTAACCAAAGGAAGAACAGAAAGAATTCGAGGAAACATCGCCCTTTTCGCACATTCCTTCTGCTTTCTAAAATGTCGAGCAATATAATGGGAACATTGCAATAGCACCCTAGTTGATGGCATTCCTTTCTGTGGCAGGCACTCAAGGAACCACAGGGCACTCCATACGGAGCAAGGAAGTTTTAGGGATGAGATGCCCAGAAAAAACTTAGAAACCGGGATTTTAGGCAAATGTAGGCATCAGCAAATGCCTTAATCAATGACAAGCTCATTGAGGAAACAGAGCGGTTATCCAAAGCCATTAAAGTATTATTTCCCGACAAGGAACTTGTGAAGCAGCATATTCTCAACATGTAGTCGGCACATTAGAACACTGAAAATAGAAACATTTTGAAAAACAGAGAGATTTGAACTCTAATACCTGGTCATCATTAGTAGAACTTGGAGCAGATGGAGCTGTGCCAGTTGGCTGGCTATCCTGGGGATAAGGTGGAACAGTTGGCTGGGAGATTGTTGGATGGTAATCTTCATAATAAGGTGGAACACTTGGTTGAGAGGTTGGCAGATAGCTATCTCTGTAATAAGGGGGAGCACTTGGCTGAGAGATGGTTGGACGGGAAGGCTTCGACATACCAGTGGATGGTGTACCGGATACAGGCGGTGGGAGAGGAACCCTCTGAGAAACATTTCTCTTCTGACTACTCATATGTAAAAAAACGAATCAGAAGATCTGATTTCCAAAGAGTAACTTTGCAACCAAGCCAAAAACGATCAAACAAGCACACACAATAAACAACTAGATGTATTCCTCTTACCCAAGTAAATTAAGCTCAATAGTTGCCCTGTACTGAGAAGGAATTTCCATTAAGGCTGAAAGAGCAAATTCTGTCTCCTTTCTTGTAGGCGCCACATTCTTCGACATAATTTGGGTAAAATTGACAAACTAGAGCAGGAGGAAGAGGGGGGAAGAATAGAATGTTCCCAGtcaacaaatttttaaaaaaaaataaaataaataaacctCATATAAAATATTACTGAGAAAGAACAATCATGCTCAATACCACATACCTGGAAATTATCAAATGCTCGAGCAGGAATATTGTCATCGAAGTCCTGCATCGTGTCCCAGGGCCCATCTCCTACCCCAACTAATATGATTGAAAGAGGCAACTTGCTGCAGAAAACAAGCATATAAGATAAAAAACAATGGACAGAAAAAAGGTAGAGACTTCATCAGTtattctctatatatatacctcGCTTCAACAATTGCTTCAACTGTCTTCCTCTCCTGTGGACTTAGTTGGCCTTGTTCAGTGTCAACGCTCCGAGTCACCTGCAGCAACCAGCTCATTAGACTCAGAAGATATAATTGTAAGCATGTAACAACGTATACAACAGTCAACAAGGGCATAGTAACACAACCCCTGAAAAGGTATGTAAGCCAATAGCTTTGGAAACATGCACCTGTCCATCAGCAATAATCACTAAGACATGGTACTGCCCACCACTTTGCTCAACAATTGTCATGGCCATCTCTATAATTGGTGCAAAAGAAGTAGGTCCTATGATCAGAgatagccaaaagaaaaaaggttaatactaataaaaataacaaatgaaTTAATGAATAAAAACCATTCAGTATAAAGACTGTTAGATCAGCCTTTCTCCAACCAATGCGCTTTACAGCACAATGAGCTAAAAAATAAGAATCACCTGCAAGCCTCAAATGAGGAACTATTTCCCTGTAATGGTGCAAAACTTCTTCAAAACCATTACAAAATCTCTCATCTGGGTAGAAGCTGAAGACATCTTGGTCGTGCGTCGATGCTGGCATGAGAAAGCAAGACTCGCCATTTTTAGAGCTCAAATAACAATATTTGcaggaaaaaattaaagtacTAGATCCATTCTACATACCATCTCCAAACCCAAAACAAGGAATCATGTTATCATCATCAAAAGTAGCCAAGGTTCTCCCTATAATCGATATCGCTTGTTCGTAGGGGTTAGGACCATTGCTAACATCATGCAGGCTGCGCTTGTTAAATGACTTTGCACCTACATTACAAACAAGTCTCAGCATTCAGAAAGGAACGAGAGTGACGATGGGCCGAGAAAGAAGCATCGAATGTAAAACCTCACCCGTCCACTCATTGCTCTTAGTAAAGTCAATACCGACAATAAGGTTGGAAGACTCGAGACCAGCACGTGCAAGAGCCCCAGTAACCTAAAACATcacaattaagaaaaaagagtcAATAGAAAGAAAAAGCCTCATACTCTTAGAAAATGCAACAAAGAACTAGACCAACATGACAAACTATTGTCACCCAAAAACTCCATACACCAAACAAGTTTAGGTCCTGAGATAAGCAGCCCTTACGTCAGCCAAGCATTTATAGAGCTCATCTATCAACCACTTGAAAAGTTTGAAGTAGCTGTTCCATCTCATAAGATGCTGAATAAGGCAACTAAAGAGAGAGCAATAATCGACTATGTGACATGTGAAAGGATCAACACAAGGAATCCATTGGTGTGGTTACAACAGAAGCAAGCTCCATTTCCATGTCTATATTGCAGAGAAAGCCACATCATGAGAATTTCACTTACTGGCATGAACACAACTACCAATCACAGGGCAACAATTTCAATCCAAAATCTCACCTCTTCCAGGGAATTGAAACTATCCGCGATCCTCGAATACCTCTTGTCTAGCCTTCTCCGGTTATTGCGTGCTTGACCGCCGCCATACCCGTTCTCCTGAGGTGGCGGATAATACTGCTGCGGCGGAGGATAAGCCATCTGCGGCGGGGGATACGCCATCTGCGGCGGGGGATACGCCGTCTGTGGCGGCGGATCGCTCACGCTCTCTTGACGGTACAGAGGAGGCTGTGCATACCCGTACTGCGAATCCAAAGGAGATGAAGTCCGACGGTGCGATGAGTTTGAATTCTCTTCCCAACTATCCTCTGTGGAAAGCCTAGCCCCCATCAATCAAACCCGAGAAACTCTGCACCAATTCTAGCAACTCTCAACACAAAATCGCAAGTTCCTCCTCTAACCCGCCCCTATAAACAAAAAGCAAGCAAATCCAAGTCTCAAGATCCGAAACACCAGGAGATCAGAATCAGAGCAACAATACTTCGATCAAACTTTCAAGAGATTGGAACCAGGAAAAAATAGGAAGAAACCCAATTCAGCTTTTATATATACACATCAATTCGTAAGGCGTTGAACCAGATGTATGCACTGACCGAACAAAGCGAAGACCGAAGACGAAGAGAGGCGGCTTCAGGCACACGGCTTTCACATGCAACAAAACAAACCGACTCAAAAGCGAAGGAGATTGTTCAACGTAAGTAAGCTGCCTAAATAACTTGTCCAagaattcttcaattttttttttttttttggcgttttGGTTTGAAGTTTCCACGCTACCGTCCACATCCACAAGCCTCCAAAATTTGAAACCCATCATCCCCATCCCACGCACGGTTTGACTTGACCCTTAAATCAACGCGACCTCGTTATTAAAGGCCGTCACATGGGCCCGAACGAAGGAGAGTAAAAACAAGACGCACGACATGAAAACGAAAAGGTGCAAACAATTGGAATCGCAGGGACATTGACCCCCAAGAAACACCAGCTAAAACATCTGCGGATGCGATCGACTAGAGAGGTCAATGCCACCGCAGACGAAGCATCGCGATCGAGCACGTACCTAATTACAGCTGCGGAAGTTGCAGCGCCTCGAATTTCCGGAGAAGACAATGCGGGAAGCGCCGCGATTTGACAATGCGAAGTGGGAAGCTCGTCTTTGAGCTCGATTTACATACGAACGAGATAAACGTGTCGGCCCGGTGGACGAAGCTTCGAACCAGCTCGTCGCGACTCTAATCAGATTTGACGTTAGCAGAGAGATCGCGATTTGGCATCAAcatttgttgactttttcgtaaAACCCGCTTTGGATATTCTCGCCAGCCCCCCTCCTGCTTGGCATTTTCCATGTTTTTTCTTCCGTTTCCCTCGTATTACTCCATGGATTTACAATGTTTTTCACCAAATGTTCCCCCTTTGCTTTTACTTATGGTTTTCCGAAATACCCCCATGAAGAAATCTGTCGTTTAAAAGCATTGTCGAGTGTTAAGAGTGATAGTTTCTTGGATGGATAGGAGGGATCTGTTCTTGAACCCGGCAGAACCATCAATTCCTAAGATAGTTCTCGTTCTGCTCCGGAACGACccaccatttttcatttttgtcttgTGTAAAAGACTAATTTCTTTCGGATGTAAAAATgtttaccaaatagatttctgctaagcacttctaaaatagaaatctACCTATAAAAATGTTACCATGCATACCCTTAAAAGATCAATTTAACTCGAAAACCCAACCAGTCAGTCCAGGTCAGTTTGGCCCAATTTCCTAGACTGTATTGGACTTAATGCTCACCCATATCATGTTATGTGTTGTCAGTGCGTTAACAATGAGATCATTTTGATTGTTGCCTTGGAGTCCATCCTTGGCAAAgaaccttttttgtttttttaacagTGACTTGACTTAGTTGTGCTTAAATAAGCCAATCGTTTTATGCACAAAGTTCACTTGGAACCCAACGCATTATTTCATGTACTTCATAACACAATAAAATTTAGATCCGCATATACCATCAAACCATTCGGAATCTTCTTATGATGCGTGATTAATACttcgaaaaatcaaaacaatcttCATCCAAGTAAACACGAGACGAGCATCGCTCGTTAATAAGACCCATTTGACAAAAAGGTTTGTCATCTGTTGTAAAATAAAAGACATGGAGCTTTATTGTCATTTTCAGCAATTGGCATTGCTCTCTTAAAGCGATGGTAATATTCTAATACATCGAGATGGCTGCACTAGTCCTTGAGATTCACAATCAACAGGAGGAGCGCCACCAACTTTTCCATTCTTAAAGTGCACGAAACGGAAGGAAGGGCGGACGAAAGAACGAACCCATCGAAAAGCCGACAATAATTGAAGATGGGTCGAAAGAGGCGTGGCTTTTTCAAAAGAGGCTTTTGCGCCTTTGGCATTGTGTCAAAAAAGCGACATGTGCAAAATATGATTAGGTACTTCCACTTTTTATTCTAAGAGGCTTTTGGACTTTTTGAGGAAAGCTTGCCGGTCCGGATAACTACCGGGGATTCTCGACCCTGCCAATGTTCGACATGGGACGCCTTAACTGGACCCCGTGTCCAGGCTGCACCTGGcgattgaaaattcaaaaaagcgAGGGCGGGGATGTTCTCGTTCCGAAATGAGTTCGAAGGCCAAGTGGGGCCGTGAGCCTGCTCGGGCCGAAGTTACATCGGGCTAGGCCTTGATCCGGAAGGAAAACAAGGACTAGTTCGCTCAAAAGTTCAAGCCATGTCGTGAGTGAATCTTCAATCAAGGGAAAATCACcggaaaaaaatcataaatcctTATGACtcatcaatcctaaactttattttatcaattgagtcataaattttttgtatttatgttaattcggtctatttggccaattttgatcggtaATTGCTGACGTAGAACGATCAGCATTGACATAaactatttttaataatatgtaaatatttttttaaaaaaaattaatgatttattcttcttctttttcttcttcttttattagggCCAGAAGGAGGCCGTCGGCCACCCACCAAGGCCCGGCGACCTCCGTTGGCTACTAGACAAGAACCT
It encodes the following:
- the LOC115751054 gene encoding E3 ubiquitin-protein ligase RGLG2-like, with the protein product MGARLSTEDSWEENSNSSHRRTSSPLDSQYGYAQPPLYRQESVSDPPPQTAYPPPQMAYPPPQMAYPPPQQYYPPPQENGYGGGQARNNRRRLDKRYSRIADSFNSLEEVTGALARAGLESSNLIVGIDFTKSNEWTGAKSFNKRSLHDVSNGPNPYEQAISIIGRTLATFDDDNMIPCFGFGDASTHDQDVFSFYPDERFCNGFEEVLHHYREIVPHLRLAGPTSFAPIIEMAMTIVEQSGGQYHVLVIIADGQVTRSVDTEQGQLSPQERKTVEAIVEASKLPLSIILVGVGDGPWDTMQDFDDNIPARAFDNFQFVNFTQIMSKNVAPTRKETEFALSALMEIPSQYRATIELNLLGQKRNVSQRVPLPPPVSGTPSTGMSKPSRPTISQPSAPPYYRDSYLPTSQPSVPPYYEDYHPTISQPTVPPYPQDSQPTGTAPSAPSSTNDDQLCPICFTNVKDMAFGCGHQTCCECGQDLQVCPICRSAIHTRIKLY